The Candidatus Denitrolinea symbiosum DNA window GTGGAGGTGGCGACGGCGCGCGCTTTTGCCGCGGCGAGCGGTTTCGAGTGGGACGAGGTGCGCGTAGCCAGGACAGGGCAACGAGCCGAGAACAACTGGCTGGGCGTCAACTCCGGGATCATGGATCAGGCCGTCAGCGCGGCGGCGAAGGCAGGACACGCGTTCTTCCTCGATTGCCGGTCGCTGGAATATCGTCACATCTCCCTGCCGAAGGAGATCGCGGTGGCAGTGATGGACACGTCCACGCGGCGCGGGCTGGTGGATTCGGCCTACAACGAGCGGCGCGAACAGTGCGAGAGGGCGGCGCGCTTCTTCGGGGTCGGCGCTTTGCGGGATGTGAGCGCGGAGAAATTCGAGACGGCGAGGCGGGAGAAGACAGGCGGATTGGACGAACTGGCCTGGAAGCGGGCGCGGCATATCGTGACGGAAAATTTGCGCGTGCTGGACGCGGCGGAGGCGATGCGCGCCGGCGACGTCGCCGCGCTGGGACGGTTATTTAACGAGAGTCACGCCAGCCTGCGCGACGATTTCGAAGTCACGAACGACGCGTTGAATTGGATCGTGGAGGCCGCGCAGGCGCGTCCCGAATGTCTCGGCGCGAGGATGACAGGCGCGGGGTTCGGCGGATGCGCGGTCGCGCTCGCGCGGAGGGATTCGGTCGAAGCCTTCGCGCAAGCCGTCGGAGCGGAATACCGCCGAAAGTCAGGGCTGGAAGCGAAGATCTACGTCTGCGAGGCGAGCGAGGGGGCCAGCGTCGTTTGAATCAAAAAACCAGGTTTCCCGCAGAAACCTGGTTTTTGTGTTAATGGGTGGCGAACGTCGCTTGGGCGGTCATTCCCCATAACAACCCGGTTGGCTGATCGTCAAATGCCAGGGTGACTTTGAACACCACGTCGCCGCCGAGGGTGTCGGCGCGCGGCGCGATGGCGACGACGCGCGCGGGAAATTCCGCGTCGAGCGCTTCGATAAAGACGACGGCTTTTTGCCCGATTTTGATTTTCGCGATGTCGCGCTCCGAGAGGTCGGTCGTCTCCGCCTGCATCCGGTCGAGCGTGGCGAGGACGAGGATGGGGCGGTCGGGTTGGGCAAGTTCGCCCGCCCGCGCGTGGAGCGCGGCCACCGTCCCGTCGAAGGGCGCGGTCAGCGTGGACATGGCGAGGACGGCGCGCGCCGCGTCGAGCGAGGCCTGGGCGCGGGCCGCGAATGCGTCGCCGCGCTGGACGACTTCGCGGGGTTCCGTCTCGAAGTAGGGACGGCCGCGTCGGTCGT harbors:
- a CDS encoding galactokinase, whose translation is MSTRAQKEFRNIFAAAPGIVVRAPGRVNLIGEHTDYNEGFVLPMAIDRAVWIALRPRADRRVVVHALDLEKRGEFDLDALERGTGWLEYLKGVAHELQAADYRLRGWEGVLAGDVPRGAGLSSSAAVEVATARAFAAASGFEWDEVRVARTGQRAENNWLGVNSGIMDQAVSAAAKAGHAFFLDCRSLEYRHISLPKEIAVAVMDTSTRRGLVDSAYNERREQCERAARFFGVGALRDVSAEKFETARREKTGGLDELAWKRARHIVTENLRVLDAAEAMRAGDVAALGRLFNESHASLRDDFEVTNDALNWIVEAAQARPECLGARMTGAGFGGCAVALARRDSVEAFAQAVGAEYRRKSGLEAKIYVCEASEGASVV